The sequence AGGATATACCGCTGCAATATACACTTCACGTGCAAAACATGAGACATTGATAATATCAGGAATTCTACCAGGAGGACAACTGATGCTCACAACAGAGGTAGAAAATTTTCCAGGATTTGCAAATGGGATAATGGGACCTGAATTAATGACAACAATGCGACAACAAGCAGAAAGAATGGGTACTACCATAATCGATGATGAGGTTGTCAATGTAGATTTCAGACATAAACCGTTTAAGATACTTACTTATTCTGAAGAATATGAAGCAGATGCAGTAATTATTGCAACAGGTGCATCACCAAGGAAGATAGGTGTCAAAGGTGAACAAGAGTACAGCGCACGAGGAGTGTCATATTGTGCAACATGTGATGGACCATTCTTTAGAAATCAAGACATAGTAGTAGTTGGAGGAGGTGACTCTGCAATGGAAGAGGCCATATTTCTTACAAAATTTGCAAACAAGGTTCATGTAATACATAGAAGTGACAAGCTTAGAGCAAGCAAAGTGATGCAAGATAGAGCATTTGAAAATAAGAAAATCCAATTTCATTGGAATGCAGTCATAGAGGAGATAAAAGGCAATCAAAAGGTGACCCAAGCAGTAATAAAAGATGTAACAAACAACGGTGCTAAAACATTAGACATAGGAGGGCTATTTGTTGCAA comes from Candidatus Nitrosotalea sinensis and encodes:
- the trxB gene encoding thioredoxin-disulfide reductase, which codes for MQAEIRTEDKKPETRKKFDVIIIGAGPAGYTAAIYTSRAKHETLIISGILPGGQLMLTTEVENFPGFANGIMGPELMTTMRQQAERMGTTIIDDEVVNVDFRHKPFKILTYSEEYEADAVIIATGASPRKIGVKGEQEYSARGVSYCATCDGPFFRNQDIVVVGGGDSAMEEAIFLTKFANKVHVIHRSDKLRASKVMQDRAFENKKIQFHWNAVIEEIKGNQKVTQAVIKDVTNNGAKTLDIGGLFVAIGHEPNTKLFQGQIEFDSQGYIVLKNHTQTNIEGVFAAGDVHDHRYRQAITAAAFGCMAAIDVDRYLSEHKK